One window of Balearica regulorum gibbericeps isolate bBalReg1 chromosome 20, bBalReg1.pri, whole genome shotgun sequence genomic DNA carries:
- the ZBTB43 gene encoding zinc finger and BTB domain-containing protein 43 yields MESGSSSFRVEFPDFSSTILQKLNQQRQQGQLCDVSIVVQGHLFRAHKAVLAASSPYFCDQVLLKNSRRIVLPDVMNPRVFENILLSTYTGRLVMPAPEIVSYLTAASFLQMWHVVDKCTEVLEGNPTVLCQKMNHGSDHQSPSSSSYNGLVETFELGSGGQTEFHKVQELRDGENEEESSKDELSCQLTEHEYLPSNSSTEHDRLSTGMTSQDGEEGTSDSAEYQYTRPMYSKPSIMSHKRWIHVKPERFEQDCEGVDNPYDEHQVSESMNAIQADHSIQSSGVEDFHIGDKKMEAEFDEQADESNYDEQVDFYGSSMEEFSGERADGNLSAHRQDLMIAAGYGEGIEMATGIKEETSLTGFSHADKLYPCQCGKSFTHKSQRDRHMSMHLGLRPYGCGVCGKKFKMKHHLVGHMKIHTGIKPYECNICGKRFMWRDSFHRHVTSCTKSYQASKAEQSTTEMN; encoded by the coding sequence ATGGAGTCTGGGTCAAGCTCTTTTCGAGTGgaatttccagatttttctaGCACCATTTTGCAGAAGTTAAACCAGCAGCGCCAGCAAGGACAATTATGTGATGTGTCCATTGTAGTTCAGGGCCATCTCTTCAGAGCCCATAAAGCTGTTCTTGCAGCTAGTTCACCTTACTTCTGTGATCAGGTTCTCCTAAAAAACAGCAGGCGAATAGTTTTGCCTGATGTGATGAATCCCAGagtatttgaaaacattcttctgTCTACCTATACGGGTCGGCTGGTAATGCCTGCTCCAGAAATTGTTAGTTACTTGACAGCAGCAAGTTTCCTTCAGATGTGGCATGTAGTGGATAAATGCACTGAAGTGCTAGAGGGGAACCCAACAGTTCTGTGTCAGAAGATGAACCATGGCAGTGATCATCAGTCCCCGAGCAGTAGTAGTTACAATGGCCTTGTTGAAACCTTTGAACTTGGCTCTGGAGGGCAGACGGAATTCCACAAAGTGCAGGAACTAAGGGATGGTGAAAACGAAGAAGAGAGCTCTAAAGATGAACTGTCATGTCAACTGACAGAACATGAGTACCTTCCCAGTAATTCTTCAACAGAACATGATAGACTTAGCACTGGAATGACGAGTCAGGATGGTGAAGAAGGAACTAGTGATAGCGCAGAGTATCAGTATACCAGACCCATGTATAGCAAACCCAGCATCATGTCTCACAAGCGGTGGATCCACGTGAAACCAGAAAGATTTGAACAAGACTGTGAAGGTGTTGATAATCCTTATGATGAACACCAAGTTTCTGAATCCATGAATGCCATTCAGGCAGATCATTCAATCCAGTCTTCAGGTGTTGAAGACTTTCATATAGGTGACAAAAAGATGGAAGCAGAATTTGATGAACAGGCAGATGAAAGTAATTATGATGAACAAGTTGACTTCTATGGCTCTTCTATGGAAGAATTTTCTGGTGAGAGGGCAGATGGAAATTTAAGTGCTCACAGACAGGATCTTATGATAGCAGCAGGCTATGGTGAAGGCATTGAAATGGCTACAGGAATTAAAGAAGAAACTTCCCTCACTGGATTCTCACATGCTGATAAACTGTATCCTTGTCAGTGTGGTAAAAGCTTTACACACAAAAGTCAGAGAGATCGGCATATGAGCATGCACCTTGGTCTTCGACCTTATGGCTGTGGTGTCTGCGGTaagaaattcaaaatgaaacaccATCTTGTAGGCCACATGAAAATTCATACAGGCATAAAACCATATGAGTGTAACATCTGTGGGAAGAGATTTATGTGGCGGGACAGTTTTCATCGGCATGTGACCTCTTGTACCAAGTCGTATCAAGCTTCTAAAGCTGAGCAGAGTACTACTGAGATGAACTAA